One window of the Pyrinomonadaceae bacterium genome contains the following:
- a CDS encoding site-2 protease family protein yields MPDSNKPSNSRGVRTAEAWGRLPKLTARQWALHIGLLLVTFATTTICGIVMSLPAASGDPTTSADTGGFVGSLWLIPWYYVLAVFELIRYAFANPAILKEGVIFSGSLLAILASHESGHYFFCRYYGVDATLPFFIPQPPLLVPGTFGAFIRIKSSIPSRRALFDIGLAGPLAGFVVMVPIAFAGLLTLQHQVVPPGASGITFNDPLLFRLIGWAFGIRLDDGIVNSFYLAAWFGALVTALNLMPVGQLDGGHGTFSVLGERAHWWIGRIAFVSMAVVSVLGWFWHGSPSGFVYVVLLAVVLRMRHPQPQQMEPLGLARKIVAMVTLIVFVLCFLPFPITIT; encoded by the coding sequence ATGCCTGATTCGAACAAACCTTCAAACTCGCGTGGTGTCCGGACAGCAGAAGCGTGGGGCCGCTTGCCGAAACTCACCGCGCGTCAATGGGCGCTGCACATCGGCTTACTCCTCGTAACGTTTGCCACCACGACGATTTGCGGAATCGTGATGTCGCTGCCCGCGGCGAGCGGAGATCCAACTACTTCGGCGGATACCGGTGGCTTCGTGGGCTCGCTGTGGCTGATACCCTGGTATTACGTCCTCGCGGTTTTCGAGCTGATTCGGTACGCGTTTGCTAATCCGGCGATTCTGAAAGAGGGAGTGATCTTCTCGGGTTCGCTTTTGGCGATTCTCGCATCGCACGAATCGGGACACTATTTCTTCTGCCGCTACTACGGCGTCGATGCGACGCTGCCTTTCTTCATTCCACAGCCGCCGCTGCTGGTCCCGGGAACTTTTGGCGCCTTCATTAGAATTAAATCGAGCATACCTTCGCGTCGCGCGTTGTTCGACATCGGATTGGCCGGACCGTTGGCCGGATTTGTCGTCATGGTGCCCATCGCGTTTGCCGGATTGCTGACGTTGCAACATCAAGTCGTCCCGCCGGGAGCGTCAGGCATAACTTTTAACGACCCTTTGTTGTTTCGTCTGATCGGTTGGGCATTTGGAATTCGGCTGGATGACGGCATCGTAAACTCGTTTTATCTGGCCGCGTGGTTTGGTGCTTTGGTCACAGCTTTGAACCTGATGCCCGTCGGGCAACTCGATGGCGGACATGGAACGTTTTCAGTTTTGGGCGAGCGAGCGCATTGGTGGATTGGCCGCATCGCGTTCGTCAGCATGGCGGTGGTGTCGGTGCTCGGCTGGTTCTGGCATGGCAGTCCAAGCGGCTTTGTTTACGTCGTGCTGCTCGCGGTTGTGCTGCGCATGCGTCATCCGCAGCCGCAGCAGATGGAGCCGCTTGGCTTGGCGCGGAAGATCGTCGCGATGGTCACCTTGATCGTTTTTGTGCTGTGCTTTTTACCGTTTCCGATTACGATTACGTAA
- a CDS encoding HU family DNA-binding protein, with protein MIKLDIINRLADQTGIPKLKAEQAVDALFNSMKDALARGDRIELRGFGVFVVKPRKRGIGRNPRTGEEVAIPSGKTIRFKPGKELQAHEDGLADT; from the coding sequence GTGATTAAGCTTGATATCATCAATCGTCTCGCCGACCAGACGGGAATTCCAAAACTAAAAGCAGAGCAGGCGGTGGACGCGCTGTTCAACTCAATGAAAGACGCACTGGCGCGCGGCGACCGGATTGAGCTGCGCGGCTTTGGCGTCTTTGTGGTGAAACCGCGCAAACGCGGCATCGGCCGCAACCCGCGCACCGGCGAGGAAGTGGCGATTCCATCGGGGAAGACGATTCGCTTCAAGCCGGGCAAAGAGTTGCAGGCGCACGAAGACGGTTTGGCGGATACATAA
- the lepB gene encoding signal peptidase I → MFGKQPTVPPFGTIDVNDDTDIEVQRPKEVARKHFWQESRLLFRDLLFALMVLALVMVFIIQPVKVEGTSMLPYLHDGERIFVNKLIYYDEYRWAPKVYRGDIVVFWFPEDPSKSYIKRVIGLPGDTVEVQEGHVRVNGRDLDEAYLDPQFNMSHASRPPTYVKPGYYFVMGDNRDNSSDSRIWGLVPKKYVYGKALFRYWPLSTATVIKRDMRNGSVPPGSYRGESGDER, encoded by the coding sequence ATGTTTGGCAAGCAACCCACAGTTCCGCCGTTCGGCACCATCGACGTCAATGACGACACGGACATCGAAGTGCAGCGACCCAAAGAAGTCGCCCGTAAGCATTTCTGGCAAGAGTCGCGGCTCCTGTTTCGTGATCTGCTTTTCGCGCTCATGGTGCTGGCGCTGGTAATGGTCTTCATTATTCAACCGGTTAAGGTTGAAGGCACCTCGATGCTCCCCTACCTGCACGACGGCGAACGCATCTTCGTCAACAAGCTTATTTACTACGATGAATATCGCTGGGCGCCGAAAGTCTATCGCGGCGACATCGTAGTGTTCTGGTTTCCCGAAGACCCTTCAAAGAGCTACATCAAGCGCGTGATCGGATTGCCCGGCGACACAGTCGAAGTGCAGGAGGGTCACGTGCGCGTGAACGGGCGAGACCTGGACGAGGCTTATCTCGATCCGCAGTTCAACATGTCGCACGCCAGCCGCCCGCCGACGTACGTCAAGCCGGGTTACTATTTCGTGATGGGCGACAATCGCGACAACTCGAGCGACTCGCGCATTTGGGGCCTGGTGCCGAAGAAATACGTTTACGGTAAGGCGCTGTTTCGGTATTGGCCGCTCAGCACGGCGACCGTAATTAAGCGCGACATGCGCAATGGCTCAGTACCACCGGGAAGTTATCGCGGGGAATCCGGCGACGAGAGATGA
- a CDS encoding tetratricopeptide repeat protein, producing MAQTVQSVIRRVQQTPDSSLGHVMTDWLRFIGMIFYAPLRGIREVRDRGGLLPAFICAYLSQLLYLFAVQWLSGDRAFLARPSVILANLFHAATALLPFAIVLVPLIALIANLFDRRGSFGLVLQQEYASLASVIFYVLIAANLMTILIATFFHFSGVQAAYVASTLQQAEQIKSLFNLPAEVRAQLDQELRNPAFIAGSLFRTVKIALFTVGALETVRKVFRMSILRSLAVLGLTYAAAFALSPVWTLLFTTVVGSPFILLMLFFLLRGYFGSVVSTQRARGAFKQNLEAATINPRDSSAHYNLGLIHQNRGELDEARERFQRAIDIDPDETDAHYQLGRISRSQNRLAEAIGHFEQVVQRDQYHSQNEIWREIGATYIAAGQFADAREALQKFLERRENDPQGLYLMGRAHAGLGDQQEAASSMQACINAVKTAPAYKYRAEKRWLHEAQQFLKGKKREAVSSER from the coding sequence GTGGCACAGACTGTTCAGTCTGTGATCCGCCGTGTGCAGCAGACCCCAGACTCAAGTCTGGGCCACGTAATGACTGACTGGCTGCGATTCATTGGAATGATCTTTTACGCGCCGCTGCGCGGGATACGCGAAGTGCGCGATCGCGGCGGACTGCTACCCGCATTTATCTGCGCCTATCTTTCGCAGCTTCTTTATCTCTTCGCGGTGCAGTGGCTGAGCGGTGACCGGGCCTTTCTGGCGCGTCCGTCAGTCATTCTTGCCAACCTGTTCCATGCGGCGACGGCGCTGTTGCCCTTCGCGATTGTCTTAGTGCCGCTGATTGCACTGATCGCAAACCTTTTCGATCGTCGCGGGAGTTTTGGACTGGTCCTGCAACAGGAATACGCTTCGCTTGCTTCGGTCATTTTCTATGTGCTGATCGCGGCCAACCTGATGACGATTTTGATTGCCACCTTCTTTCACTTCAGCGGCGTGCAGGCAGCTTACGTGGCCAGCACCCTGCAGCAGGCTGAGCAAATCAAGTCGCTCTTTAACTTGCCTGCCGAAGTGCGCGCACAACTCGATCAGGAATTGCGCAATCCGGCATTCATCGCGGGCAGCTTGTTTCGCACGGTCAAGATCGCTCTATTCACCGTCGGCGCGCTGGAAACGGTCCGCAAAGTTTTCCGCATGTCGATTCTGCGTTCCCTCGCGGTCCTCGGGCTGACTTACGCCGCGGCCTTCGCGCTGTCGCCGGTTTGGACGTTGTTGTTTACGACAGTCGTGGGGTCGCCGTTCATCCTGCTGATGCTGTTCTTTCTGCTGCGCGGCTATTTCGGCAGCGTCGTCAGCACACAGCGCGCGCGCGGGGCGTTCAAGCAAAATCTGGAAGCAGCCACCATCAATCCGCGCGATTCGTCGGCGCACTACAACCTCGGTTTGATTCACCAGAACCGCGGCGAGCTGGACGAGGCGCGCGAGCGATTTCAACGCGCGATCGACATCGATCCGGACGAAACTGACGCGCACTATCAGCTCGGCCGTATTTCCCGCTCGCAGAATCGCCTGGCTGAGGCGATTGGCCACTTCGAGCAAGTCGTGCAGCGCGATCAGTACCACTCGCAGAATGAAATCTGGCGCGAGATTGGCGCGACGTACATTGCGGCCGGTCAGTTCGCTGACGCACGCGAGGCTTTGCAGAAGTTTCTTGAGCGACGCGAGAATGATCCGCAGGGTCTGTACCTGATGGGCCGCGCGCACGCTGGCCTCGGCGACCAGCAGGAAGCGGCAAGCTCAATGCAGGCTTGCATCAACGCCGTGAAAACTGCGCCGGCGTACAAATATCGCGCTGAGAAGCGTTGGCTGCACGAAGCGCAACAGTTTTTGAAGGGTAAGAAACGCGAAGCGGTGAGTAGTGAGCGGTAG
- a CDS encoding TIGR00266 family protein: MNCPNCGAPAVAGGFCGGCGKRVEARQGAQPGTINLDMDGEGTGRGYTYHIEHQPAFSLAVLTLQPEQSIMAEAGAMVSMSANVELQSQMKGGLLGALKRAAGGESAFVSTFTAHNGPGEVTLAPGAPGDIAAIELNNQSFFVQSSSYLAGDSSLNVDTKWGGAKSFFGGEGLFVLMVQGQGLLLVSSFGAIHRKRLQPGERYVVDTGHLVAWEGTTQYTLRKAAAGFFRSMVSGEGIVAEFTGPGELLIQTRNLAAMAGLLKPFFPSQGSGGGFNLNLGG; the protein is encoded by the coding sequence ATGAACTGTCCTAATTGTGGTGCGCCTGCCGTGGCAGGCGGTTTTTGTGGGGGCTGCGGCAAGCGCGTCGAAGCCCGTCAAGGGGCACAACCCGGCACGATCAACCTGGACATGGACGGCGAGGGCACGGGCCGCGGCTACACCTATCACATCGAACATCAGCCCGCTTTTTCGCTCGCGGTGCTTACGCTGCAACCGGAACAGTCGATCATGGCGGAAGCCGGCGCGATGGTTTCGATGTCGGCAAATGTTGAGTTGCAGTCGCAAATGAAGGGTGGCCTGTTAGGCGCCTTGAAAAGGGCCGCCGGCGGCGAATCGGCCTTCGTCTCGACATTTACCGCGCACAATGGACCGGGAGAAGTCACGCTCGCGCCCGGCGCGCCTGGCGACATCGCCGCGATCGAACTGAACAATCAATCGTTCTTCGTGCAGTCGAGTTCCTATCTCGCCGGCGACTCCAGTCTGAATGTCGATACGAAATGGGGCGGCGCGAAATCTTTCTTCGGCGGCGAAGGTTTGTTCGTGCTGATGGTGCAGGGCCAGGGGCTGCTGCTCGTTTCTTCATTCGGCGCCATTCATCGCAAGCGACTGCAACCCGGCGAGCGTTATGTCGTCGATACGGGTCACCTCGTCGCCTGGGAAGGCACAACGCAATACACTCTGCGCAAAGCCGCCGCGGGTTTCTTTCGCAGCATGGTTAGCGGCGAGGGCATCGTCGCCGAGTTCACCGGACCCGGCGAGTTATTAATTCAGACACGCAACCTGGCCGCGATGGCGGGATTGCTGAAACCGTTCTTCCCGTCGCAGGGTAGCGGCGGCGGATTCAATCTCAATCTGGGCGGCTAG
- the carA gene encoding glutamine-hydrolyzing carbamoyl-phosphate synthase small subunit, with amino-acid sequence MINSRNAILALEDGRVWRGRSWAAEGESCGEMVFNTSMTGYQEVLTDPSYAAQIVCMTYPLIGNYGVNKEDSESSRPWVEGFVVREASRMHSNWRAEESLPDYLKRWNIVAIDHIDTRALVRHIRDKGAMRACLSTTDADAESVIEKARKSPPMENRELASVVTTTRPYEFPAAGAERFHVVCYDFGVKLNSLRELSQAGCRVTVVPASTPANEVFAMKPDGVFLSNGPGDPASMNKEVEEVKLVAQSGTPTFGICFGHQLLGRAFGGKTFKLTFGHRGGNQPVKDFRDGHVEITSHNHGFAVQADSLPPEVEVTHVNLNDQCVEGMRHKTLPIISVQYHPEAAPGPHDAEHHFKRFIDLMEKR; translated from the coding sequence GTGATTAATTCACGCAATGCCATTCTCGCTCTTGAAGACGGCCGCGTTTGGCGCGGACGCTCGTGGGCTGCCGAAGGCGAGTCATGCGGCGAGATGGTTTTCAACACTTCCATGACGGGTTATCAGGAAGTGCTCACCGATCCGTCTTACGCGGCTCAGATCGTCTGCATGACGTATCCGCTGATTGGGAACTACGGCGTCAACAAAGAGGATTCCGAGTCCTCGCGGCCCTGGGTTGAAGGCTTCGTCGTGCGTGAAGCCAGTCGCATGCACTCCAACTGGCGTGCGGAAGAATCGCTCCCCGATTACTTAAAGCGTTGGAACATTGTCGCCATCGATCACATCGACACCCGCGCCCTCGTGCGGCACATACGGGATAAAGGCGCGATGCGCGCGTGCCTCTCGACCACCGACGCTGATGCCGAAAGCGTGATCGAAAAAGCACGCAAATCTCCGCCGATGGAGAATCGCGAACTCGCCAGCGTCGTCACTACGACCCGGCCTTATGAATTTCCGGCTGCCGGAGCGGAACGTTTTCACGTCGTGTGTTACGACTTTGGCGTGAAGTTGAATTCTCTGCGTGAGCTGTCGCAAGCCGGTTGTCGCGTGACCGTCGTGCCCGCTTCGACGCCTGCAAATGAAGTGTTTGCGATGAAGCCCGACGGCGTGTTTCTTTCAAACGGTCCTGGCGATCCGGCTTCGATGAACAAGGAAGTCGAAGAGGTGAAGCTCGTCGCACAATCAGGCACACCCACATTCGGCATTTGTTTCGGTCATCAACTGCTCGGGCGCGCGTTCGGTGGAAAGACTTTCAAACTGACTTTCGGTCATCGCGGCGGCAATCAACCGGTCAAGGATTTTCGCGACGGCCACGTCGAGATCACTTCACACAATCACGGGTTCGCGGTGCAGGCTGATTCACTGCCACCCGAAGTTGAAGTCACCCACGTCAATCTCAACGACCAGTGCGTCGAAGGCATGCGCCACAAAACGCTCCCCATCATCTCAGTCCAATACCATCCGGAGGCCGCTCCCGGCCCACACGACGCCGAACATCACTTCAAAAGATTTATTGATTTGATGGAGAAGCGGTGA
- a CDS encoding PIN domain-containing protein, with the protein MRTNFVLIDSENVKPESVEKLKHKHFRVVVFLGANQKRIDSAIVLAVHSLGDSGSYVQVSDKGKDALDFHIAYYIGKFSAAEPDACFHIISKDKGFDPLVKHLREQKISCSRVASLSDIPPLKLSEKANSKDRAADFYEKRIASNKARPATVRALQRTILSHFRDLSTQEITKVVDGLKRAGHIEINGEKVAYP; encoded by the coding sequence ATGCGCACCAACTTTGTTCTGATTGATTCGGAGAACGTTAAGCCTGAGTCTGTTGAGAAGCTTAAGCACAAGCATTTTCGGGTTGTGGTCTTTCTGGGCGCAAATCAGAAGCGGATCGATTCAGCGATAGTGCTTGCCGTGCATTCGCTCGGCGACAGTGGCAGTTATGTCCAAGTCAGCGACAAAGGAAAAGACGCCCTGGATTTTCACATCGCCTATTACATCGGCAAGTTCTCTGCCGCCGAGCCAGACGCGTGCTTTCATATTATTTCCAAGGATAAGGGCTTTGACCCGCTCGTCAAACATCTAAGAGAGCAGAAGATCTCTTGCTCCAGGGTCGCATCACTCTCGGACATTCCGCCCTTAAAGCTTTCAGAGAAAGCGAATTCAAAGGACCGCGCCGCAGATTTCTACGAGAAGCGGATTGCGTCTAACAAGGCTCGCCCTGCCACAGTTAGAGCTTTGCAACGCACCATTCTGTCTCACTTTCGCGACCTATCCACGCAAGAAATCACCAAGGTGGTCGACGGGCTAAAGCGAGCGGGTCACATTGAGATCAACGGGGAAAAAGTCGCGTATCCCTAA
- a CDS encoding VWA domain-containing protein, with protein sequence MKNDLGNKFSSALLITVLIFALSAISTSAQSTEKPSPFGSSLKSETKEQLGQKPIEPDPRVEDIVRVNTSLVSLDILVKDATSSRYITGLTKDDFVIAEDNELQTVASLTVGDDAARLPRSIVLIFDRSQSQFAYLDASIDAAKALVNQLAPSDEMAIVTDDVELAIGFTKDKSKLKKTLDSLRKLSINGYHTRSKQFSALLATLRELIDTSRKRPIIIFQTDGDEAVRWENQGPSAYDLNTVYSEAERSRVKIYTVIPDIRMIDVPQEEIATRSELVAERRRLARAKYKDMWFGMERLPPKPNPNSNNSFELPQGFRQQFLEMATRNMIKGQTAAARVADLTGGWTSFLESEKDAGKVYGRILEDINHRYIISYYPTNKTIDGGLRKVRIEVRGHPEYVVEGRTSYYAIPR encoded by the coding sequence ATGAAAAACGACTTAGGGAATAAATTTTCATCAGCGCTTCTAATCACAGTTTTAATCTTCGCCCTGTCAGCCATTTCCACTTCCGCGCAATCCACCGAAAAACCTTCTCCTTTCGGCTCTAGTCTTAAGAGCGAAACAAAAGAACAATTAGGCCAGAAGCCGATTGAACCCGATCCACGAGTCGAAGACATCGTCAGGGTAAATACCTCGCTGGTCAGTCTGGATATTTTAGTCAAAGACGCCACTAGCTCACGCTACATTACGGGGCTAACTAAAGATGACTTTGTAATCGCCGAAGATAATGAACTTCAAACGGTTGCGAGTTTGACGGTCGGTGATGATGCCGCGCGCTTGCCGCGCTCGATTGTGCTTATCTTTGATCGAAGCCAAAGCCAGTTTGCTTACCTGGATGCCAGCATTGATGCGGCCAAGGCCTTAGTTAATCAGCTCGCGCCGTCGGATGAGATGGCGATCGTAACCGATGACGTAGAGCTGGCGATTGGCTTCACTAAAGACAAGAGCAAACTAAAAAAGACATTGGACTCGCTCAGAAAGCTGAGCATTAATGGTTACCACACTCGCAGCAAGCAGTTTAGTGCGCTGTTGGCGACTCTTAGAGAGTTGATTGATACGAGCCGGAAGAGACCAATCATCATTTTTCAAACGGACGGGGATGAAGCCGTCAGATGGGAGAATCAGGGGCCATCCGCCTATGACTTAAATACCGTTTACTCCGAGGCTGAGAGATCGCGCGTCAAGATTTACACCGTGATACCTGATATCCGGATGATTGACGTTCCGCAGGAAGAGATTGCCACACGTAGTGAGCTAGTAGCGGAAAGGCGCAGACTAGCCCGCGCTAAGTACAAAGATATGTGGTTCGGAATGGAACGCCTCCCGCCCAAACCGAACCCAAACTCAAATAATTCATTTGAGCTTCCACAAGGCTTTCGTCAGCAGTTCTTAGAAATGGCTACGAGAAATATGATCAAGGGGCAAACCGCGGCCGCCCGTGTCGCCGACCTAACCGGCGGGTGGACATCATTTTTAGAGTCGGAGAAAGACGCGGGCAAAGTTTATGGGCGAATTCTGGAAGATATAAATCACCGCTATATCATCAGCTACTATCCGACAAATAAGACCATTGACGGAGGCCTGAGGAAAGTGCGAATTGAAGTGCGCGGCCATCCTGAGTATGTGGTCGAGGGGCGCACTAGTTATTACGCGATCCCACGTTGA
- a CDS encoding AI-2E family transporter has protein sequence MNDPKETVHSEAVAHTWLQTRAVLRILALLLLVAGLLWITYRLTPLILLIVLSIFFAYLIAPLVDLVQQPLRIGGRERVIPRSLAIAIVYIVLFVGIGLAIYLLIPSLSAQFPEFKQQAIAYYQKIRGGTESISSYFRGRRMPEGLAKYVEGLIGKVGDLVTIAAEGMVHYVIFIPWLVLIPILSFFMLKDADAFRRSVLAMLPRGRLRWRGDEFFQDINSTLAAYIRAQLIACLLIGIICTIGFWLFGLPSPLVLGLIAGILEFVPLVGPLVVAVLASALALLQFGFTKAFIVLLFLGVLRIVQDYVFYPRIIGTGIHLHPLAVILAILAGAEIAGVVGIFLAIPVIAILTVTYRHWLEHRGSETIAEVIEEAVVDAALDGETAEDEALHPTATTTPEDMAKARPDLVTGELKIPKEEE, from the coding sequence ATGAACGACCCCAAGGAAACTGTTCATTCAGAGGCCGTCGCCCATACCTGGCTGCAGACGCGGGCTGTGCTGAGAATCCTCGCGCTCCTGCTGTTGGTCGCAGGTCTGCTCTGGATTACTTACCGGCTAACGCCACTAATCCTCCTTATTGTTCTTTCGATCTTCTTCGCCTACCTGATTGCGCCGCTGGTCGATCTGGTCCAGCAACCGCTCAGAATCGGCGGCCGCGAGCGCGTCATTCCCCGCAGCCTGGCCATTGCGATCGTTTACATCGTGTTGTTCGTGGGGATTGGCCTGGCGATCTACCTGCTCATTCCCTCACTCAGCGCACAGTTTCCCGAATTCAAACAACAAGCGATCGCGTACTACCAGAAGATTCGGGGCGGCACCGAGAGTATAAGCAGTTACTTTCGCGGACGACGCATGCCGGAAGGACTGGCCAAGTACGTAGAGGGGCTGATCGGGAAGGTCGGTGATCTCGTCACCATCGCCGCCGAGGGCATGGTGCATTACGTCATCTTCATTCCCTGGCTGGTGCTGATTCCGATCCTCAGCTTCTTTATGCTGAAGGATGCCGACGCCTTTCGGCGTTCAGTGCTGGCGATGCTGCCGCGCGGGCGTCTGCGTTGGCGCGGCGACGAATTCTTTCAGGACATCAATAGCACTCTTGCCGCTTACATCCGCGCGCAGCTCATCGCGTGTCTGCTGATCGGCATCATTTGCACCATTGGCTTCTGGCTGTTCGGCTTGCCGAGCCCCCTCGTGCTCGGGCTGATTGCCGGCATTTTGGAGTTTGTGCCGTTAGTCGGACCGTTGGTGGTTGCTGTTTTGGCTTCCGCGCTCGCCCTTCTTCAGTTCGGATTCACCAAAGCATTCATCGTGCTGCTGTTCCTCGGAGTGCTGCGCATCGTCCAGGATTATGTTTTTTACCCGCGCATCATCGGCACAGGAATTCACCTGCATCCACTCGCGGTTATTCTCGCGATTCTTGCCGGCGCTGAGATCGCCGGGGTAGTCGGCATCTTTCTCGCAATTCCCGTGATCGCAATTCTCACGGTTACTTATCGCCACTGGCTCGAGCATCGCGGCAGCGAAACGATTGCGGAAGTAATCGAGGAAGCCGTTGTTGACGCCGCACTTGACGGCGAGACGGCTGAAGACGAAGCGCTTCATCCCACCGCGACGACCACACCCGAAGACATGGCCAAAGCCCGTCCTGATCTGGTCACCGGTGAATTGAAAATACCGAAAGAAGAGGAATAG
- the acs gene encoding acetate--CoA ligase translates to MSTPATNIESLQHEERVFPPPAEFAANAHFKSMEELEALRAEAAADPEKFWARMAESELDWFTKWDTVLKWEAPHAQWFIGGKTNISHNCLDRHLSSWRRNKAALIWEGEPGDARTLTYQQLHTEVCRFANVLRKIGVKKGDRVALYMPLIPELAISMLACARIGATHSVVFGGFSSTALIDRINDAQCNLVVTADGGWRRGNEVKLKPAVDEALKQTPSVKNCIVVKRTGSEIHMESGRDHWWHELAEAVDANCQAEELDSEHPLFILYTSGTTGKPKGILHTTGGYLLQAHLTTKWVFDIKDEDVYWCTADIGWVTGHSYVVYGPLSNGATVLMYEGAPNWPKPDRFWDIIERHKVNTLYTAPTAIRAFIKWGEQWPLKHDLSSLRLLGTVGEPINPEAWIWYHRVIGKERCPIVDTWWQTETGAIMITPLPGATPTKPGSGTKPFPGIDVDVMTRDGKPVGANEGGYLVIKKPWPSMLRTIYGDDERYQQQYWSQIPGVYFAGDGARKDEDGYFWIMGRIDDVINVAGHRLGTAEIESALVSHVAVAEAAVVAKPDDLKGSAIVAFVTLEGDRVASEPLKEELRQHVAKEIGALARPDDLRFADALPKTRSGKIMRRLLREIATSGAVAGDVTTLEDFSVLEKLRGDEE, encoded by the coding sequence ATGTCAACACCTGCAACCAACATCGAATCGCTGCAGCACGAAGAGCGAGTCTTCCCCCCGCCAGCCGAATTCGCTGCCAACGCACATTTCAAATCAATGGAAGAGCTGGAAGCGCTGCGCGCCGAAGCAGCCGCCGATCCGGAAAAGTTCTGGGCGCGGATGGCTGAAAGTGAGCTCGATTGGTTCACGAAGTGGGACACGGTCTTGAAGTGGGAAGCCCCGCACGCGCAGTGGTTCATCGGCGGCAAGACAAACATCTCTCACAATTGTCTCGATCGTCACCTGTCCAGCTGGCGGCGTAACAAGGCTGCTTTGATTTGGGAAGGCGAACCCGGCGACGCGCGCACGCTGACTTATCAGCAGCTACACACAGAAGTCTGTCGCTTCGCGAATGTCCTAAGAAAGATTGGTGTTAAGAAAGGCGATCGCGTCGCGCTCTATATGCCGCTAATTCCTGAGCTGGCGATCTCGATGCTCGCGTGCGCGCGCATCGGCGCGACTCATTCAGTTGTGTTCGGCGGTTTTTCAAGCACGGCGCTTATCGATCGCATCAACGATGCCCAGTGCAATTTGGTCGTGACGGCCGATGGTGGCTGGCGACGGGGCAATGAAGTAAAGCTGAAACCCGCGGTTGATGAGGCTTTGAAACAGACGCCGTCGGTTAAGAACTGCATTGTCGTCAAACGAACCGGCAGCGAGATTCACATGGAATCCGGGCGCGATCATTGGTGGCACGAACTAGCGGAGGCAGTTGACGCGAATTGCCAGGCGGAAGAGCTCGACAGCGAGCATCCGCTGTTCATTCTTTACACGTCGGGCACGACGGGGAAGCCAAAAGGCATTCTGCACACGACCGGCGGCTATCTCTTGCAGGCGCACCTCACCACGAAATGGGTGTTCGACATCAAAGACGAAGATGTTTACTGGTGCACGGCGGACATCGGTTGGGTCACGGGTCACAGTTATGTCGTGTACGGTCCGCTGTCGAACGGCGCCACGGTGCTGATGTATGAAGGCGCCCCGAACTGGCCTAAGCCGGATCGCTTCTGGGACATCATTGAGCGGCATAAAGTGAACACTCTCTACACCGCGCCCACGGCGATCCGCGCGTTCATAAAGTGGGGCGAACAGTGGCCCTTGAAACACGATCTCTCTTCGCTGCGTTTGCTCGGCACCGTAGGTGAGCCGATCAATCCCGAAGCGTGGATTTGGTACCACCGCGTTATCGGGAAAGAGCGTTGCCCAATTGTTGATACGTGGTGGCAGACGGAAACGGGCGCGATCATGATCACGCCTCTGCCTGGCGCGACGCCGACGAAACCCGGATCGGGAACAAAGCCTTTTCCCGGTATCGACGTTGACGTAATGACGCGGGACGGCAAGCCTGTGGGAGCAAATGAAGGCGGATATCTTGTGATCAAAAAGCCGTGGCCTTCAATGTTGCGCACCATCTACGGCGATGACGAGCGTTACCAACAGCAGTACTGGTCACAAATTCCCGGCGTCTACTTTGCGGGCGACGGCGCGCGGAAAGATGAGGACGGCTACTTCTGGATCATGGGCCGCATCGACGACGTCATTAACGTTGCCGGTCACCGTTTGGGAACCGCTGAAATCGAAAGCGCGCTTGTCTCACACGTTGCCGTCGCGGAAGCTGCCGTTGTCGCCAAGCCCGACGATCTGAAAGGATCAGCGATTGTCGCGTTCGTGACCCTGGAAGGCGATCGCGTAGCTTCTGAGCCCTTGAAAGAAGAGTTGCGCCAGCACGTGGCCAAAGAAATTGGGGCGCTGGCGCGGCCTGACGATCTTCGATTCGCCGACGCGCTACCAAAGACGCGGTCCGGCAAGATCATGCGACGCCTGCTGCGCGAGATTGCTACCAGCGGAGCCGTCGCGGGCGATGTCACGACGCTTGAAGATTTTTCCGTCCTGGAAAAACTTCGCGGCGACGAAGAGTAG